A single window of Actinomycetota bacterium DNA harbors:
- a CDS encoding ABC transporter ATP-binding protein, with product MRRPAELVLKKLAVRLSGATVLRDVDLRVPPGSMTSIVGPSGAGKTTLLRAIAGLVPLAEGHLELGGRSLDGVPVHRRRVAVVFQEPRLFPNLDVAENVAFPLRVAGRKRRPRREEAARLLDEVGLAGFADRRVGGLSGGERQRVALARALAARPDLLLLDEPLSSVDAHRREDLRRLISAVQREHATTALYVTHDRTEAAEMGDHIALVIEGRVVVHAPPREVFERPRSATVARFFGAANLVTGHVRDGRLQLPGGWLPADGSDGPATVAIRPERIAVVPGGEATVRGRVSDVTYQGSHLRVLVDVGVPLEVHAPTSPQLAPGDAVGLAVRGSAVWRLPDADHDVTVVP from the coding sequence GTGAGGCGACCGGCCGAGCTCGTCCTGAAGAAGCTGGCGGTGCGGCTCTCGGGTGCAACCGTACTCCGCGATGTCGATCTGCGCGTGCCGCCGGGCAGCATGACCTCGATCGTCGGGCCGTCCGGCGCGGGCAAGACCACGCTCCTGCGTGCCATCGCCGGCCTGGTGCCGCTCGCCGAGGGACACCTGGAGCTGGGTGGACGGTCCCTGGACGGCGTTCCCGTCCACCGTCGACGTGTCGCCGTCGTGTTCCAGGAGCCACGGCTATTCCCCAACCTCGACGTGGCGGAGAACGTCGCGTTCCCGCTCCGGGTGGCGGGTCGGAAGCGCCGGCCGCGCCGCGAGGAAGCCGCGCGGTTGCTGGACGAGGTCGGGCTCGCCGGGTTCGCTGACCGACGTGTCGGCGGACTGTCCGGCGGGGAGCGGCAACGGGTGGCGCTCGCCCGAGCTCTCGCCGCCCGCCCCGATCTGCTGCTGCTCGACGAGCCGCTGTCGTCGGTCGACGCGCACCGCCGGGAGGATCTGCGCCGGCTCATCAGTGCCGTTCAGCGCGAGCACGCGACCACCGCCCTGTACGTGACCCACGACCGCACCGAGGCGGCGGAGATGGGTGACCACATCGCCCTGGTCATCGAGGGGCGCGTCGTCGTGCACGCCCCGCCCCGCGAGGTGTTCGAGCGGCCCCGTTCAGCCACCGTCGCGCGGTTCTTCGGGGCCGCCAACCTCGTGACGGGTCACGTCCGTGACGGTCGTCTCCAGCTTCCGGGAGGTTGGCTACCGGCAGACGGTTCCGATGGGCCCGCTACGGTCGCGATCCGTCCCGAACGGATCGCCGTAGTGCCCGGTGGCGAGGCGACGGTTCGGGGCCGGGTCAGCGACGTCACCTACCAGGGCAGCCACCTCCGCGTCCTCGTTGACGTGGGCGTACCGCTCGAGGTGCACGCCCCGACCTCGCCCCAGCTCGCACCCGGCGACGCGGTCGGGCTGGCGGTCCGCGGGTCAGCCGTGTGGCGGCTACCAGATGCCGACCACGACGTGACGGTGGTGCCGTGA